Sequence from the Nocardia cyriacigeorgica GUH-2 genome:
TGGTCGCCGGCCGACGCATCACCAGCCGCACCGCCGACGCCCTGGTGGCCGCGGGCATCGACTACGTCGACTACGCCGGAAATACGCATCTGGACTTCGAACCGGTACTCATCGATGTCCGTGGGCGCCATAGTCCTGCCAAGGAGCCTGCTCCGCGCGCCGCGGATGCCAACCTTTTCAGCACCAAGCGGATGCAGGTGCTTTTCGCGCTACTCACGTGGCCCGAACTAGTGGGACAGCCGATTCGGCGGATCGCCGAAGTCGCCGGGACATCGGTCGGAATCACGCAGTCGACGCTGGACATCCTGAAAGGTGCCGACTACGTGATCGAGCGATCGCTTCATCGCCGCGATGAGCTGATCGAACTCTGGTCCGCCGCATTCCGAACCGCGCTCCTGCCGAGTCTGCGGACCCTCTCGTTCGAAGGAGATATCAAAGGCTGGAGTGCCACTCCGCGCTATCTCGTGAGCGGTGAGTTCGCTGTTGAAACGATCCGCCATCCGGGAACTCTCACCATCTATTCCGAACACTTCGACCTCGCTGATGCCGCCCGATACCGCTGGAAGCGATCGGACGAGCCGAATATCGAGATTCGCCACAAGTTCTGGAGATCCCCCGAAGGTGCGTTTATCCCGACAACGCACGGACCCTTTGCCGAGAACACAGTTCCTCCACTACTCGTCTACGCAGATCTATTGGCCTCCAACGAGGCACGACAAGCCGAGGTGGCGCAGAATCTGAGGAGCGAACAGGTTGTTTGATCCGAACCGTATCGACGGTCCGTCATTGGACCTGGTCGACAGGGTTGTGGTGGCACTGGTCACCGAAAAGAAGGCCGACGATACCTCGATCATGGTCGTCGGTGCGCAATGCCGCGATCTGCTGCACATTGGTTTCGGGCGCAACGACTTACTCAGGCGCACCGACGACGTCGATATCGCGATCGCGGTGTCCGGTGACACCGAGTACCGAAGAATCATCGCGGACCTGCCCCGCTCGGGGACGACTGATATCCGCTATGCGATCGCCGGACTCTCGGTCGATGTCGTTCCTTTCGGCGACATCGAAGACCCCGCCGGAACAACCTCCCTACCAGGTCGGCGGGAGTCTATTGATGTCTTCGCATTCCGGGAGGTATTCACACATTCGATCGAGTTGCGACTGCCGAGCGGCTACCGAGTGCGCATTCCCACGCCCGCAGGCTACGCCGTGCTCAAAGTGAAGGCGTGGTGCGATCGCTCGGCGAATGGCGAGTACAAGG
This genomic interval carries:
- a CDS encoding type IV toxin-antitoxin system AbiEi family antitoxin; translated protein: MELDVQRWLSPRTAVATVRRYGVEATYQMVWLPHATLSELARVEQKDDSHRLLVAGRRITSRTADALVAAGIDYVDYAGNTHLDFEPVLIDVRGRHSPAKEPAPRAADANLFSTKRMQVLFALLTWPELVGQPIRRIAEVAGTSVGITQSTLDILKGADYVIERSLHRRDELIELWSAAFRTALLPSLRTLSFEGDIKGWSATPRYLVSGEFAVETIRHPGTLTIYSEHFDLADAARYRWKRSDEPNIEIRHKFWRSPEGAFIPTTHGPFAENTVPPLLVYADLLASNEARQAEVAQNLRSEQVV